Proteins co-encoded in one Bradyrhizobium sp. 170 genomic window:
- a CDS encoding GNAT family N-acetyltransferase — MGAVYRLAMREDASRLYDIRRRSILELAPPTMPKAEAKAWATKLTPSGMERKLRELEIWVAELDGIVVGWGAIQGDTLEGLYAAPEFAGQGVGAGLLGMLEGLMRDREFPSVHAEASSNARDFYLRRGYRASGPQTPEGAWPIAKELLA, encoded by the coding sequence ATGGGTGCGGTTTACCGCCTGGCGATGCGCGAGGACGCAAGCCGTCTCTACGACATTCGACGACGATCGATCCTTGAGCTTGCACCTCCGACAATGCCGAAAGCCGAGGCGAAGGCGTGGGCCACGAAGCTCACACCATCCGGAATGGAGCGAAAGCTTCGTGAGCTGGAGATATGGGTTGCCGAGCTGGACGGCATCGTCGTCGGATGGGGGGCCATTCAGGGCGACACGCTCGAGGGCTTGTATGCGGCGCCTGAGTTTGCCGGGCAGGGCGTTGGCGCCGGATTGCTCGGTATGCTCGAAGGGCTAATGCGCGACCGAGAGTTCCCTTCGGTGCATGCAGAGGCAAGCTCAAACGCCCGCGATTTCTACCTTCGTCGAGGCTACAGGGCGAGCGGCCCTCAAACGCCGGAAGGTGCCTGGCCGATCGCGAAAGAACTTCTGGCCTGA
- a CDS encoding cytochrome c has protein sequence MRIQFVIVASLAIIWPWLPTASFAQQSTPAGAANPLPQAEASPDDIEGGQMFATTCGFCHQDGGRHAGKGPKLSKSERSDEYIIERIKKGKVGAMPAYGGVFSDGQIIAILAYIRGLDD, from the coding sequence ATGCGAATACAGTTTGTAATTGTTGCTTCCCTGGCCATCATCTGGCCATGGCTGCCGACCGCCTCATTTGCCCAACAGTCCACCCCAGCGGGCGCTGCAAATCCGCTGCCGCAAGCCGAAGCCTCGCCGGACGACATCGAAGGCGGGCAAATGTTCGCAACCACCTGCGGCTTTTGTCACCAGGATGGCGGCCGCCATGCGGGCAAAGGTCCGAAGCTGTCGAAGTCCGAGCGCAGCGACGAATATATCATCGAGCGTATCAAGAAGGGCAAGGTAGGCGCGATGCCTGCGTATGGCGGGGTGTTTAGTGACGGCCAGATCATCGCTATCCTGGCGTACATTCGAGGGCTCGATGACTAG
- a CDS encoding PQQ-binding-like beta-propeller repeat protein gives MTFHERYLGGCAALALAALFTASPTHAQDAAALNAEATQKDWPTYHGTYKSYHYSGLDQINTGNVKNLEIAWMHFPERATRGLQSTPLAIDGVLYYSGSYSRVYALDGATGRTIWAYAPELDEELVSKQTHSPYNRGIAIGQGNLYVGTVDGRLIALDLKTGKPVWDTKLLDSKKLTVGFTGAPLVVKDMVIIGAQGGEWTGRGPIFGVDGKTGQKKWEFFTVAGTEEAMKTWGGDSWRTGGGGGWMPGTYDPETNSVWWGTANPAPLYDWAGADWKKSGPRPGDNLYTTSVIALDPDTGKLKFYHQELPHDAWDFDSSVGEFVMIDRGGKKLVVHANKGGHIFVYDRSNAKVENVWPLVKNINFVKSIDPKTGELIGRRDLAEGKVDPPLCPAIMGGISWNSGAYSPKNGLFYRIGQEWCMELTVEKTTPILEPMAQLNIGATFKPVAPPDGPARGHLSARDPVTGAKKWEVNYKYPPLASVLATAGNLVFVPDSEGVVHAYNADTGEELWSRNNGMGHNAGIISYMAGGKQYIAVPAGWGTLVGDEFVALFGEPFKSMPKNTGALVVFALRQ, from the coding sequence ATGACTTTCCATGAAAGATATCTCGGCGGCTGCGCCGCGCTGGCGTTGGCTGCCCTGTTCACTGCCTCGCCGACGCACGCCCAGGACGCGGCGGCGCTGAATGCCGAGGCGACCCAGAAGGATTGGCCGACGTATCACGGCACCTACAAGTCCTACCATTACAGCGGCCTTGACCAGATCAATACGGGCAACGTGAAGAATCTCGAAATCGCCTGGATGCATTTTCCGGAGCGCGCCACACGCGGTCTGCAGTCAACGCCGCTGGCCATCGACGGCGTGCTTTACTATTCGGGCTCCTACAGCCGTGTCTACGCGCTGGACGGCGCGACCGGCAGGACAATCTGGGCCTATGCGCCGGAGCTCGACGAGGAACTGGTCTCCAAGCAGACGCACTCGCCGTACAACCGCGGCATCGCTATCGGACAGGGCAATCTCTATGTCGGCACGGTCGATGGGCGCCTGATCGCGCTCGATCTGAAGACCGGCAAGCCGGTGTGGGACACGAAGCTGCTGGATTCCAAGAAATTGACAGTCGGCTTCACCGGCGCGCCGCTGGTGGTCAAGGACATGGTGATCATTGGCGCCCAGGGCGGCGAATGGACCGGTCGCGGACCGATTTTCGGCGTCGACGGCAAGACCGGACAGAAGAAATGGGAGTTCTTCACGGTCGCCGGTACCGAAGAGGCCATGAAGACCTGGGGTGGCGACTCCTGGCGGACCGGCGGCGGCGGCGGCTGGATGCCCGGAACCTATGACCCGGAAACCAATTCAGTGTGGTGGGGCACCGCAAACCCGGCGCCGCTCTACGACTGGGCGGGCGCGGACTGGAAGAAAAGCGGACCGCGGCCGGGCGACAATCTTTACACGACATCGGTCATCGCGCTCGATCCCGATACCGGCAAGCTCAAATTCTACCATCAGGAGCTGCCGCACGATGCCTGGGACTTCGACTCTTCCGTCGGCGAGTTTGTCATGATCGACCGTGGCGGCAAGAAGCTCGTGGTGCACGCCAACAAGGGCGGACACATCTTCGTCTATGATCGTTCCAACGCCAAGGTCGAGAACGTCTGGCCGCTGGTAAAGAACATCAACTTCGTCAAGAGCATTGATCCGAAGACCGGCGAACTGATCGGTCGCCGCGACCTCGCGGAAGGCAAGGTGGACCCGCCATTGTGCCCGGCGATCATGGGCGGCATCAGCTGGAACTCTGGCGCCTACAGCCCCAAGAACGGGCTCTTCTACCGGATCGGGCAGGAGTGGTGCATGGAGCTGACCGTCGAGAAGACCACGCCGATCCTGGAGCCGATGGCCCAGCTCAACATCGGCGCCACGTTCAAGCCTGTGGCACCTCCGGACGGACCGGCCCGTGGTCATCTCAGCGCCCGCGACCCGGTCACCGGCGCCAAGAAGTGGGAGGTCAACTACAAGTACCCGCCGCTCGCCAGCGTTCTCGCCACTGCGGGCAATCTGGTATTCGTGCCTGATTCCGAAGGCGTTGTGCACGCTTACAATGCGGACACCGGCGAAGAGCTCTGGTCGCGCAACAACGGCATGGGACATAACGCCGGCATCATCAGCTACATGGCCGGTGGCAAGCAGTACATCGCCGTACCGGCGGGCTGGGGCACCCTGGTGGGCGACGAATTTGTCGCGCTCTTTGGCGAGCCCTTCAAGAGTATGCCGAAGAATACCGGTGCCCTGGTTGTCTTCGCGCTCAGGCAATGA
- a CDS encoding glycosyltransferase family 4 protein, translating into MLAPISWRTPPRHYGPWELVTSLLTEALVARGIDVTLFATKDSRTAGKLAGVCPAPYSEDPTIDAKVWEMLHVAHVFERASEFDLIHNQADFVPLAFSRLVETPVVTTIHGFSSERILPAFKAYEDRVHYVAISDADRHPDLRYAATIHHGIRLEDFPFDPHGSEDLLFFGRIHPDKGAAEAIAAAGRADRRLIMAGIVQDQEYHNEQVVPALDERSVVYRGPVGGAARTNALGSARALLHLINFDEPFGLSVVEALACGTPVIACNRGSMPELIDDGVTGFLVNNVDEAVNAISRIGEIDRAACRAAVSERFTVDRMADRYLDLYRSLLG; encoded by the coding sequence ATGCTGGCTCCGATCTCCTGGCGCACGCCGCCGCGCCATTATGGTCCATGGGAATTGGTGACGAGCCTGCTGACCGAGGCGCTGGTGGCGCGCGGCATCGACGTCACCTTGTTCGCCACGAAGGATAGCCGGACGGCCGGCAAACTGGCCGGTGTCTGCCCGGCGCCCTATTCCGAGGACCCCACGATCGACGCCAAGGTATGGGAGATGCTCCACGTTGCCCATGTATTCGAGCGCGCAAGTGAGTTCGACCTCATTCACAACCAGGCCGATTTCGTGCCGCTCGCATTCTCCCGGTTGGTGGAGACACCGGTGGTGACGACGATCCACGGCTTCTCCTCGGAACGCATCCTGCCCGCCTTCAAGGCCTACGAGGATCGCGTCCATTATGTCGCGATCAGCGATGCCGATCGCCATCCGGACCTGCGCTATGCAGCAACAATCCACCACGGTATTCGGCTGGAGGATTTTCCCTTCGACCCGCACGGCAGCGAAGACCTGCTGTTCTTCGGCCGCATCCACCCGGACAAGGGAGCAGCCGAGGCGATTGCGGCGGCAGGTCGAGCGGATCGGCGGCTGATCATGGCCGGTATCGTCCAGGATCAGGAGTATCATAACGAGCAGGTCGTGCCCGCGCTGGACGAGCGTTCCGTGGTCTATCGCGGCCCGGTGGGCGGAGCGGCCCGCACCAACGCCCTTGGCTCCGCGCGCGCGCTGCTCCATCTCATCAATTTCGACGAGCCGTTCGGACTATCGGTCGTGGAGGCGCTCGCCTGCGGCACACCGGTGATCGCCTGCAACCGCGGATCGATGCCCGAGTTGATCGACGATGGCGTGACCGGCTTCCTGGTCAATAATGTCGATGAAGCCGTAAATGCGATCAGCCGTATCGGCGAAATTGATCGCGCCGCATGCCGGGCAGCAGTGTCCGAGCGTTTTACGGTAGACCGGATGGCCGATCGATATCTGGACTTGTACCGATCGCTCCTTGGCTGA
- a CDS encoding transporter substrate-binding domain-containing protein — MTRASSAAWKPRCRLARYAASLSLVVLWNASVDARSLEAVIERGALTLCASPNALPFASKSGPVPGFQIELGEKIAEQLGVKLTREWVVSAIQYRRADCDLVLDVIARKDTPPAGGVRVSRPYHRSGVVLAVRGDSHASSLASLGSDQRVGVPVGSLVSMTLAKAGAATSPFAFEDDIVAALANREIEAAAVTPMTVGWFNLQHADKPLRLIPAFDNDEDLNWNIAAGLLRPDDKLRARVDTAIEALLADGTIARIYARYGIELRPPQ, encoded by the coding sequence ATGACTAGGGCCTCTTCTGCGGCGTGGAAACCGCGATGTCGCCTCGCCCGATACGCGGCAAGCCTCTCGCTGGTGGTGCTCTGGAACGCGTCGGTGGATGCCCGCTCGCTGGAGGCCGTCATCGAGCGCGGCGCGTTGACGCTCTGCGCCAGCCCCAACGCGCTGCCGTTTGCAAGCAAGTCCGGACCGGTCCCTGGATTTCAGATCGAACTCGGTGAGAAGATTGCCGAGCAACTCGGTGTCAAGCTGACGCGGGAGTGGGTGGTCAGTGCGATCCAGTATCGCCGCGCCGATTGCGACCTCGTGCTCGACGTCATCGCCCGCAAGGATACGCCGCCCGCGGGCGGTGTGCGGGTTTCGCGTCCCTATCATCGCAGCGGCGTCGTGCTCGCGGTGCGGGGCGATTCGCACGCCTCGTCGCTGGCAAGTCTCGGTTCCGATCAGCGGGTCGGGGTACCAGTCGGTTCGCTGGTTTCCATGACGCTGGCCAAGGCCGGCGCCGCGACGTCTCCATTCGCGTTCGAGGACGATATTGTTGCTGCGTTGGCCAATCGCGAGATCGAGGCAGCCGCCGTCACACCGATGACGGTCGGCTGGTTCAACCTGCAGCATGCCGACAAGCCGCTGCGCCTGATTCCGGCGTTCGACAACGACGAGGATTTGAACTGGAATATTGCGGCCGGGCTGCTTCGCCCCGACGACAAGCTGCGAGCGCGTGTCGATACGGCGATCGAGGCCCTGCTCGCTGATGGCACCATCGCGCGGATCTATGCCCGCTACGGCATCGAGCTGCGGCCGCCGCAGTGA
- a CDS encoding alpha-amylase family glycosyl hydrolase has translation MTALWWQTGVIYQIYPRSFQDTNADGIGDLKGIERRLDYLSSLGVDAIWISPIYPSPMADFGYDVADYCDVDSRFGVLADFDSLLAQAHARGFKILLDFVPNHTSDWHPWFVESRASRDNPKRDWYIWRDPAPDGGPPNNWISDFGGSAWEWDKATSQYYYHAFLKEQADLNWRNPAVQAAMYDVMRFWFDRGVDGLRIDVLWHLAKAADFRDNPPNPAYQPAMGDMHRVLQLHSTDQPEVHGIAADMRAIADSYGASGRGERVLIGEIYLPVDRLLHYYGRERAEVHLPFNFQLIDAPWDARSLATLIANYEAALPPGAWPNWVLGNHDRPRVAAKRGQAQARVAAVLLLTLRGTPTLYYGDELGLSDVAIPSAQVQDPRGLREPGLALGRDPVRTPMPWDGSENAGFTMAKPWLPLNADWPARNVARMAQEPHSILALYRRLLAARRDHPALTIGDFALLDAEGDVLAYERRHGAERLIVVLNLGGHSQRLELPDWASDCRVLLSTAADAALARDGAVLLRANEGLILMAD, from the coding sequence ATGACCGCGCTCTGGTGGCAGACGGGTGTGATCTACCAGATCTACCCACGCTCCTTTCAAGATACGAACGCCGACGGCATCGGCGACCTCAAGGGGATCGAGCGGCGGCTCGACTATCTATCCAGCCTTGGCGTCGACGCTATCTGGATCTCACCCATCTACCCCTCGCCGATGGCTGATTTCGGCTATGACGTCGCCGACTATTGCGATGTCGATTCCCGCTTCGGCGTGCTCGCAGATTTTGACAGTCTGCTTGCACAAGCCCATGCGCGCGGGTTCAAGATCCTGCTTGACTTCGTGCCCAACCACACATCCGACTGGCATCCCTGGTTCGTCGAGAGCCGCGCCTCGCGCGACAATCCGAAACGGGACTGGTACATCTGGCGCGATCCCGCGCCGGATGGCGGGCCGCCCAACAACTGGATCAGCGATTTCGGCGGCTCGGCATGGGAGTGGGACAAGGCCACCAGCCAATATTATTACCACGCCTTCCTGAAGGAGCAGGCGGACCTCAACTGGCGTAATCCGGCCGTGCAGGCGGCGATGTACGACGTGATGCGCTTCTGGTTCGACCGGGGCGTGGACGGCCTCCGCATCGACGTGCTGTGGCACTTGGCCAAGGCGGCAGACTTCCGGGACAATCCGCCCAACCCTGCCTATCAGCCGGCGATGGGCGATATGCACCGCGTGCTCCAGCTCCATTCGACCGACCAGCCCGAGGTGCACGGGATCGCCGCCGACATGCGCGCCATTGCCGATAGTTATGGCGCCAGTGGACGGGGCGAACGCGTGCTGATCGGCGAGATCTACCTGCCGGTCGATCGGCTGCTGCACTATTACGGGCGGGAACGGGCAGAGGTGCACCTGCCCTTCAACTTCCAGCTCATCGATGCACCGTGGGACGCGCGCTCCCTCGCGACGCTGATCGCCAACTATGAGGCGGCGCTTCCGCCAGGCGCTTGGCCGAATTGGGTGCTCGGCAACCATGACCGGCCGCGCGTCGCAGCCAAGCGTGGGCAGGCTCAGGCCCGCGTCGCAGCGGTGCTGCTGCTGACGCTCCGCGGCACGCCCACCCTCTATTACGGAGACGAGTTGGGCCTGAGCGATGTCGCGATCCCGTCTGCCCAGGTTCAGGATCCGCGCGGGCTGCGCGAGCCCGGGCTCGCCTTGGGCCGCGATCCGGTCCGCACGCCGATGCCGTGGGACGGGAGCGAGAATGCCGGCTTCACCATGGCGAAGCCGTGGCTGCCGCTCAATGCCGACTGGCCTGCCCGCAACGTTGCGCGGATGGCGCAGGAGCCTCATTCAATCCTGGCGCTTTATCGCCGATTGCTGGCCGCCAGGCGCGACCATCCGGCGTTGACGATCGGCGACTTTGCGCTGCTGGACGCGGAGGGCGATGTGCTCGCCTATGAGCGTCGGCACGGCGCCGAGCGATTGATCGTGGTACTCAATCTCGGGGGACATTCGCAGCGCCTGGAGTTGCCGGACTGGGCGAGCGATTGCCGGGTGCTCTTGTCCACAGCCGCCGACGCAGCGCTGGCCAGAGACGGCGCCGTGCTGCTACGGGCGAACGAGGGCCTGATCCTGATGGCCGATTAA
- a CDS encoding aminotransferase produces the protein MTSMNKVFADLPVTVFEAMSQAARDNNAINLGQGFPDDPGPEDIRRAAADATVNGYNQYPSMMGIPELRQAIAAHYGRWHKLSLDPMTEVMVTSGGTEALTASILAVVEPGDEVVVFQPVYDSYLPIIRQAGGIPRLLRLEPPGWRLTEEMLASVFNPKTKAVLFNNPLNPAAVVYPREDLELLARYCQQFDTIAICDEVWEHVIFDGREHIPLITIPGMRDRTIKVGSAGKIFSLTGWKVGFVCAAPPLLRVAAKVHQFLTFTTAPNLQAAVAYGLGKPDEYFYDMRKELARSRDRLTKGLESIGFPVLKSQGTYFLTVDLSPLGLNETDVEFCKRIVTDYKVAAIPVSAFYEQDAVTSVVRFCFSKKDETLDTALERLSDAVHGRRKR, from the coding sequence ATGACATCCATGAACAAGGTCTTTGCCGACCTTCCGGTCACCGTGTTCGAGGCGATGTCGCAGGCCGCCCGCGACAACAACGCCATCAATCTCGGCCAGGGCTTTCCCGACGATCCCGGGCCGGAGGATATCCGCCGCGCCGCGGCTGATGCCACGGTGAACGGCTACAACCAATACCCGTCGATGATGGGCATTCCCGAACTGCGGCAGGCCATCGCGGCCCATTACGGACGCTGGCACAAGCTCTCGCTCGATCCGATGACAGAGGTCATGGTGACCTCGGGCGGCACCGAGGCGCTGACGGCGTCCATCCTCGCCGTGGTCGAACCCGGCGACGAGGTCGTCGTGTTCCAGCCGGTCTATGACAGCTATCTGCCGATCATCCGCCAGGCCGGCGGCATTCCGCGCCTGTTGCGGCTGGAGCCGCCGGGCTGGCGGCTGACGGAAGAGATGCTGGCCAGCGTCTTCAATCCCAAGACCAAGGCGGTGCTGTTCAACAATCCGCTCAATCCGGCCGCGGTCGTCTATCCCCGCGAAGACCTCGAATTGCTGGCGCGGTACTGCCAGCAGTTCGACACCATCGCGATTTGCGACGAGGTCTGGGAGCACGTCATCTTCGACGGCCGCGAGCATATCCCGCTGATCACGATCCCGGGCATGCGCGACCGCACCATCAAGGTCGGCAGCGCCGGCAAGATCTTTTCGCTGACGGGATGGAAGGTCGGCTTCGTCTGCGCCGCGCCGCCGCTGCTCCGGGTAGCGGCCAAGGTGCACCAGTTTCTGACCTTCACCACCGCGCCGAACCTGCAGGCCGCCGTCGCCTACGGCCTCGGCAAACCAGATGAATATTTTTACGACATGCGCAAGGAACTGGCGCGGAGCAGGGACCGTTTGACGAAGGGGCTGGAGAGCATTGGCTTTCCCGTGCTGAAGTCGCAGGGTACGTACTTTCTCACGGTCGACCTGTCGCCGCTCGGTCTCAACGAAACCGACGTCGAGTTCTGCAAGCGCATCGTAACCGACTATAAAGTCGCCGCGATCCCGGTATCGGCGTTCTACGAGCAGGACGCGGTGACCTCGGTGGTGCGGTTCTGTTTTTCCAAGAAGGACGAAACGCTGGATACCGCGCTGGAACGCCTGTCGGACGCGGTGCACGGCCGTCGCAAGAGGTAG
- a CDS encoding rhodanese-like domain-containing protein has protein sequence MAEGRYLLVDVREPNEVAVEAYPDSVVVPLQTFDPAAIPDPQGKQVVFACRSGKRSVTASLAAQAAGLPYDKHLAGGIIGWKAAGLPTKTGG, from the coding sequence ATGGCGGAAGGCCGCTATCTTCTGGTCGACGTCCGCGAACCCAACGAGGTCGCGGTGGAAGCCTATCCGGATAGTGTGGTCGTTCCTCTCCAGACCTTCGATCCGGCGGCCATTCCGGACCCGCAGGGAAAGCAGGTGGTTTTCGCCTGCCGTTCGGGCAAGCGCTCGGTGACGGCCTCGCTGGCGGCCCAGGCGGCGGGCCTTCCCTACGACAAGCATCTGGCCGGCGGCATCATCGGCTGGAAGGCAGCGGGTTTGCCGACCAAAACCGGCGGCTGA